The DNA region CGCCCACCGGAAGCTCCGTCAGGCGCTCGATACCCCGATCCTCCAGACCGAACACGTCCGCGGGCTGGAGCCGGCGACCGACTTCGCCGCCAACGAGTCCACGGACTTCCTGCGGGCGGACCCCGAGTACGACGGCGGGATCACCGGCGCGATGAAACGCGCGAAGGTGGCGGAGGGCTTCGGGATGGACGTGGAGTTCCACGCGCCCGGACCGGCACAGCGCCACTGTATCGCGGCGATCCGCAACACGAACTACTACGAGCTCGCGCTGGTCCACCCCGACTGCCCGAACACGCAGCCGCCGGTGTACGAGGGCGACTACTCCGACATGCTCGACACCGTCGACGACGAGGGGATGGTCACGGTGCCCGAGGGACCCGGCCTGGGCGTCGACTACGACTGGGACTACATCGAGTCGAACGCCACCGGGAGCGTCCACACCTACGACTGAGATGACCTACAGAGCCGGCATCATCGGAACCGGAGGCATCGCTGGGATGGGCATCCTCGGGATGCACGACGAGGAGGAGATCGGCGAGAAGAAGGTCAGGGCCAGCCACGCCGGCGGGTACGACGCGACGGAGGGCGTCGAACTGGTGGCCGTCGCCGACGTCGACGAGGACACCCTCGAGCGGTTCGGGGAGGCCTGGGAGATCCCGCCGGACCGGCGGTACGTCGGCCACGAGTCGATGCTCGCGGCGGAGGACCTCGACCTCGTCTCCGTCTGCACGCCGTCGTACCTCCACGCCGACCACGTCGTCGACGCGGCCGAGTCGGCGGCAGACCCCGGGCTGATCTGGTGTGAGAAGCCCATCGCGTCGTCGGTCAGCGAGGCCGAGGAGATGGTCGCCGTCTGCGACGAGACGGACACGGAGCTCCTGATCAACCACTCGTTCCGGTTCACGACGAAGCTCCAGCGGCTCCGGGAGCTCGTCCAGACCCAGGACCTGCTGGGTGAGGTCCACGCCGTCGCGACGCAGTTCCGGATGGAGCTGTTGCGCAACTCCACGCACCTGCTGGACACGCTTGTGTACCTGCTGGACGCCCGCGCGGAGCGCGTCTCGGGCTACATCACCGGCGAGAACGAGGCCGTCGACTCGCTGCAGGCCGCGGAACGCGTCGACGACGCCGGCGGCGGGGGGTTCGTGGTGATGGACGACGGGAGCTTCGTCACGATCGACTGTACCATCCCGCGGGAGCCGTCGTCGATGACCCTCCAGTTCGTCGGGAGCGACGGGAAGCTCTACCTCAACAACGACGACGGGGAGTGGCGCTACTGGCGGCTCGACGACGGCACCCACGTGGAGGACGACCTGCCGGGCATCGAGGGGGCCTGGACGTGGGACGAGGACTACCGCGACGCCTTCGCCAACGCCGCCGCCGACGCCGTGGCCGTCCTCGACGGAACCATCGAGAACCCCTCGACTGGCGAGGAGGCGACGCGATCGCTGGAGATCATCGTCGGCTTCTACGTCTCCCACTACACCGGCGGGCAGGTGTCGATCCCGCTGGAGCGCCCGCTTCGAGACGTGACTATCACCTCCTGGTAGCGGGTCGGAGCCGGGCCGGGGATGGAACGCGGCGGCGCGGCGTGAACCGGGGTTTCAGACCGTCGCCACGCCGTTGGCGAGGCTGCCGACGTTCTCGATGTCGATGTGGACCTCGTCGCCGGC from Haloarcula litorea includes:
- a CDS encoding Gfo/Idh/MocA family protein: MTYRAGIIGTGGIAGMGILGMHDEEEIGEKKVRASHAGGYDATEGVELVAVADVDEDTLERFGEAWEIPPDRRYVGHESMLAAEDLDLVSVCTPSYLHADHVVDAAESAADPGLIWCEKPIASSVSEAEEMVAVCDETDTELLINHSFRFTTKLQRLRELVQTQDLLGEVHAVATQFRMELLRNSTHLLDTLVYLLDARAERVSGYITGENEAVDSLQAAERVDDAGGGGFVVMDDGSFVTIDCTIPREPSSMTLQFVGSDGKLYLNNDDGEWRYWRLDDGTHVEDDLPGIEGAWTWDEDYRDAFANAAADAVAVLDGTIENPSTGEEATRSLEIIVGFYVSHYTGGQVSIPLERPLRDVTITSW